Proteins encoded by one window of Vibrio panuliri:
- the trhP gene encoding prephenate-dependent tRNA uridine(34) hydroxylase TrhP — protein MTTDKVFVPELLSPAGSLKNMRYAFAYGADAVYAGQPRYSLRVRNNEFNHENLKIGIDEAHALGKKLYVVCNIQPHNSKLKTFIRDLKPVVEMGPDALIMSDPGLIMLVREAFPEMPIHLSVQANAVNWATVKFWASQGVERVIVSRELSLEEIEEIRQQCPETEIEVFVHGALCMAYSGRCLLSGYINKRDPNQGTCTNACRWEYKVEEGKENDAGQIVEAFDPNEAQAIEVADERPETTIGRGKPTDEVVLLSESHRPEEKMAAFEDEHGTYIMNSKDLRAIQHVERLTQMGVHSLKIEGRTKSFYYCARTAQVYRKAIDDAVAGRPFDESLMTTLESLAHRGYTEGFLRRHTHDAYQNYDYGYSVSDAQQFVGEFTGKRRGDLVEVEVKNKFVVGDNLELMTPKGNINFTLEAMENRKSEVIDDAKGNGHFVFIPVPQDLDLEYALLMRNLNDGQDTRNPTGK, from the coding sequence ATGACGACAGATAAAGTATTCGTACCTGAGCTACTATCACCAGCAGGTAGCCTTAAAAACATGCGTTACGCATTCGCCTATGGCGCTGATGCCGTTTACGCAGGTCAACCTCGCTACAGCTTACGCGTGCGCAACAACGAGTTTAACCACGAAAACCTAAAAATCGGTATCGATGAAGCCCATGCCCTCGGTAAAAAGCTTTACGTGGTATGTAACATCCAGCCGCACAACTCTAAGCTAAAGACTTTCATTCGTGATCTAAAACCTGTGGTTGAAATGGGCCCTGACGCTCTGATCATGTCGGATCCAGGTCTAATCATGTTAGTACGTGAAGCTTTCCCTGAAATGCCTATCCACTTGTCAGTTCAAGCGAACGCTGTTAACTGGGCAACGGTTAAGTTCTGGGCATCACAAGGTGTTGAGCGCGTTATCGTCTCTCGTGAACTTTCTCTCGAAGAAATTGAAGAAATTCGTCAGCAGTGCCCTGAAACTGAAATCGAAGTATTCGTTCACGGTGCACTGTGTATGGCTTACTCTGGCCGCTGCCTACTGTCAGGTTACATCAATAAACGTGACCCTAACCAAGGGACATGCACTAACGCATGCCGCTGGGAATACAAAGTAGAAGAAGGCAAAGAGAACGACGCAGGCCAGATTGTTGAAGCTTTCGATCCAAATGAAGCGCAAGCAATTGAAGTTGCCGATGAGCGTCCAGAAACCACCATTGGTCGTGGTAAACCAACTGATGAAGTTGTCCTACTCTCTGAAAGTCACCGCCCTGAAGAAAAAATGGCGGCATTTGAAGATGAGCATGGTACTTACATCATGAACTCAAAAGATCTTCGTGCTATCCAACACGTAGAGCGCCTAACTCAGATGGGTGTACACTCACTTAAGATTGAAGGCCGTACTAAGTCGTTCTACTACTGCGCTCGTACTGCGCAAGTTTACCGTAAAGCGATTGATGACGCGGTTGCTGGTCGTCCATTTGACGAAAGCCTAATGACAACCCTAGAAAGCCTAGCACACCGTGGTTACACCGAAGGTTTCCTACGTCGTCATACTCATGATGCGTACCAAAACTACGACTACGGTTACTCAGTATCTGACGCACAACAGTTTGTGGGTGAGTTTACTGGCAAACGTCGCGGCGACCTTGTAGAAGTGGAAGTGAAGAACAAGTTTGTGGTTGGTGATAACCTTGAGCTGATGACGCCAAAAGGCAACATTAACTTCACACTTGAGGCGATGGAAAACCGTAAATCGGAAGTGATTGACGATGCAAAAGGCAATGGTCACTTCGTCTTTATTCCAGTACCACAAGACTTGGATCTTGAGTACGCGCTGCTTATGCGCAACCTGAACGATGGTCAGGATACTCGTAACCCAACGGGTAAGTAA